One Paraburkholderia kururiensis DNA window includes the following coding sequences:
- a CDS encoding transglycosylase SLT domain-containing protein, whose product MRFIFSALVVLMLAACASQGPTASQSASPDPNTQQVVADTLRKTASAKETIDVDNGSVDQLTSADTDLWARIRRGFQMPDLQSDLVDMQANWYAQRPDYVARMTERSQKYLYHIVEELEARHMPTELALLPFIESAYNPQALSVAKAAGMWQFVPGTGRTYNLKQNMWQDERRDVLASTSAALDYLSRLHDMFGDWYLALAAYNWGEGNVQRAIARNQAAGLPTDYQSLRMPNETRNYVPKLQAVKNIVMNPQQYGLALPSIPNHPYFVTVTTSHDMDVDVAAKLANMSTDEFRSLNPSFKKPVILGATQPQILLPFDNASAFEHNLKAYKGQLSSWTTYTVTERARPAALAEKIGVDADTLMSVNKIPAGMRLKPGSTLVVPRSGDDDDEDISADVAESAVLAMEPDVPDTRKMLIRVRRKQSMAAVASRYGVSLGQLQAWNRTHRTLVGPGQVLVLHVPVGKSMPSEPGPEKLATNVQGGGVEKVSASVPDKPSASRYDKKHGHARTGVVKVSAAAKKTSVTSKAPASVSSKASKPAASRPKTAGEARKRK is encoded by the coding sequence ATGCGATTTATCTTTAGTGCGCTAGTGGTCCTCATGCTTGCTGCGTGCGCGAGCCAGGGACCGACTGCGAGTCAATCTGCCTCACCCGATCCCAATACCCAGCAAGTTGTAGCCGATACCCTCCGCAAGACTGCCTCCGCGAAAGAAACCATCGACGTCGACAACGGTTCCGTCGATCAGCTCACCAGCGCCGATACCGATCTGTGGGCGCGCATCCGCCGCGGTTTTCAGATGCCTGACCTGCAGAGCGACCTGGTCGACATGCAGGCCAACTGGTATGCGCAGCGCCCCGATTACGTGGCTCGCATGACCGAGCGGTCGCAGAAGTACCTCTATCACATCGTCGAAGAGCTCGAAGCGCGACATATGCCGACCGAGCTCGCGCTGCTGCCGTTCATCGAATCCGCGTACAACCCGCAGGCGCTTTCGGTCGCGAAGGCGGCGGGCATGTGGCAGTTCGTGCCGGGCACGGGCCGCACCTACAACCTCAAGCAGAACATGTGGCAGGACGAGCGCCGCGACGTGCTTGCATCGACCAGCGCTGCGCTCGATTACCTCTCGCGGCTGCATGACATGTTCGGCGACTGGTATCTCGCACTCGCGGCGTACAACTGGGGCGAGGGCAACGTGCAGCGCGCCATCGCACGCAACCAGGCGGCGGGGCTGCCCACGGATTACCAGAGCCTGCGCATGCCGAACGAGACACGCAACTACGTGCCGAAGCTGCAGGCCGTCAAGAACATCGTGATGAACCCGCAGCAGTACGGGCTCGCGCTGCCCTCCATCCCGAATCACCCGTACTTCGTGACGGTCACGACGTCGCACGACATGGACGTCGACGTCGCCGCGAAGCTCGCGAACATGTCCACGGACGAGTTTCGCTCGCTCAATCCGTCGTTCAAGAAGCCGGTCATCCTGGGCGCGACTCAGCCCCAGATCCTGCTGCCGTTCGATAACGCGAGCGCGTTCGAGCACAATCTGAAGGCCTATAAGGGCCAGCTCTCGTCGTGGACCACGTACACGGTCACCGAGCGCGCGCGGCCTGCGGCACTCGCCGAGAAGATCGGCGTGGACGCGGACACGCTCATGTCGGTCAACAAGATTCCGGCGGGTATGCGTCTGAAACCGGGCTCTACGCTGGTGGTGCCCCGCAGCGGCGATGACGACGACGAAGACATCAGCGCCGACGTCGCCGAAAGCGCCGTGCTCGCCATGGAGCCCGACGTACCCGATACGCGCAAGATGCTGATCCGCGTGCGCCGCAAGCAGTCGATGGCTGCGGTGGCGAGCCGCTACGGCGTCTCCCTCGGCCAGCTGCAGGCATGGAACCGCACGCACCGTACGCTCGTCGGTCCGGGGCAGGTGCTCGTGTTGCACGTGCCGGTCGGCAAGTCGATGCCGAGCGAGCCGGGCCCCGAGAAGCTCGCCACCAACGTGCAGGGCGGCGGCGTGGAAAAGGTGAGCGCCAGCGTTCCGGACAAGCCCAGCGCTTCGCGCTACGATAAGAAGCACGGTCACGCTCGCACCGGCGTCGTCAAGGTTTCCGCGGCGGCGAAGAAAACGTCGGTCACGTCGAAGGCGCCGGCAAGCGTTTCCAGCAAGGCATCGAAGCCTGCGGCAAGCCGCCCGAAGACCGCAGGCGAAGCGCGCAAGCGCAAGTAA
- a CDS encoding class I SAM-dependent methyltransferase, giving the protein MSDRPIIDWPAWIASPPGRYVLDWEQEQLDRVVSDVFGYHALQLGLPQLDGLRENRMPCRGLLLDAQSVASAPYTLPRDAGIAGPVAPVWPAPAPRHAPEGRSVVWCDLLDLPLETQSVDLIVMPHTLEFTSDPHRLLREAERVLMPEGQLVILGFNSLSLWGARQSVGKVAGRPFLPGEHDLIAFTRLKDWIKLLGFELERGRFGCYRPPLATDQWLARYAFMESAGDRWWPIFGAVYMVTAIKRVRGMRLVGPVKVKKPVLAPGLAPAATPHPRNRNS; this is encoded by the coding sequence ATGTCTGACCGACCGATTATAGACTGGCCCGCCTGGATCGCCTCGCCGCCCGGCCGCTACGTGCTGGACTGGGAACAGGAGCAGTTGGACCGCGTGGTGTCGGACGTCTTCGGCTATCACGCGCTGCAACTCGGCCTGCCGCAACTCGACGGGCTGCGCGAAAACCGCATGCCGTGCCGCGGCCTGCTGCTCGACGCCCAAAGCGTCGCGAGCGCCCCCTACACCCTGCCGCGCGACGCCGGCATCGCGGGACCCGTGGCGCCCGTCTGGCCGGCGCCCGCGCCGCGCCACGCGCCCGAGGGCCGCAGCGTGGTGTGGTGCGACCTGCTCGACCTGCCGCTCGAAACGCAAAGCGTCGACCTCATCGTGATGCCGCACACGCTCGAGTTCACGAGCGATCCCCACCGGCTGCTGCGCGAGGCCGAGCGCGTGCTCATGCCCGAGGGGCAGCTCGTGATCCTCGGCTTCAATTCACTGAGCCTCTGGGGCGCCCGCCAGTCGGTTGGCAAGGTGGCGGGCCGCCCGTTCCTGCCCGGCGAGCACGACCTCATCGCGTTCACGCGCCTCAAGGACTGGATCAAGCTGCTCGGCTTCGAACTTGAACGCGGGCGCTTCGGCTGCTATCGTCCGCCGCTTGCCACCGACCAGTGGCTCGCGCGCTACGCCTTCATGGAAAGCGCGGGCGACCGCTGGTGGCCCATCTTCGGCGCCGTCTACATGGTGACGGCGATCAAGCGCGTGCGCGGCATGCGTCTCGTCGGACCCGTGAAGGTGAAAAAGCCCGTGCTGGCGCCGGGCCTCGCGCCGGCGGCCACCCCTCATCCACGCAACAGGAACTCATGA
- the rnhA gene encoding ribonuclease HI, translating to MTSPDFVEIFTDGACKGNPGPGGWGALLRFGTQEKELFGGEAQTTNNRMELMAVIAALDALKRPCRVVVHTDSQYVQKGISEWIHGWKKKNWMTAAKTPVKNDDLWKRLDALVGRHDIEWRWVKGHAGHPENERADALANRGVAALAPT from the coding sequence ATGACTTCTCCCGACTTCGTCGAAATCTTCACGGACGGCGCCTGCAAGGGCAATCCCGGTCCGGGCGGCTGGGGCGCGCTGCTGCGCTTCGGCACGCAGGAAAAAGAACTGTTCGGCGGCGAGGCGCAGACCACCAACAACCGCATGGAACTGATGGCCGTGATCGCGGCGCTGGACGCGCTCAAGCGTCCCTGCCGCGTGGTCGTGCACACCGATTCGCAGTACGTGCAGAAAGGCATCAGCGAGTGGATTCACGGCTGGAAGAAAAAGAACTGGATGACCGCGGCGAAAACGCCCGTGAAGAACGACGATTTGTGGAAGCGGCTGGATGCGCTCGTCGGGCGCCACGACATCGAATGGCGCTGGGTCAAGGGTCACGCCGGTCATCCGGAGAACGAGCGCGCGGACGCGCTCGCCAACCGCGGCGTCGCCGCGCTCGCTCCAACGTGA
- the gloB gene encoding hydroxyacylglutathione hydrolase — MNALAYEYVPVPAFEDNYVWVVSDGRDAIAVDPGEAGPVRAYLAKRGWRLAAILLTHHHNDHVGGVADLLKGQAVPVYGPAAEQIPCVTHPLAGGDHVRIAQPALEFSVIDVPGHTRGHIAYFQAADPRGTPHVFCGDTLFACGCGRLFEGTPAQMLASLDALAALPGATEVHCAHEYTLSNIRFALACEPANSDLAAWRDEATARRERNEPTLPTTIAHERAVNPFLRADEPAVQAALAQSLHETVPDRLTAFTLMREWKNRFR; from the coding sequence ATGAATGCGCTTGCGTACGAATACGTACCCGTCCCGGCGTTTGAAGACAACTACGTCTGGGTCGTGTCGGACGGTCGCGATGCGATCGCCGTCGATCCGGGCGAAGCCGGCCCGGTACGCGCGTATCTGGCGAAGCGGGGCTGGCGGCTCGCCGCTATTTTACTCACGCACCATCACAACGACCACGTCGGCGGAGTGGCCGATCTGCTGAAAGGCCAGGCGGTGCCCGTCTATGGTCCGGCAGCCGAGCAGATTCCCTGCGTCACGCACCCGCTCGCGGGCGGCGACCACGTTCGCATCGCCCAGCCGGCGCTCGAATTTTCCGTGATCGACGTGCCCGGCCACACGCGTGGTCATATCGCGTACTTCCAGGCGGCCGACCCGCGCGGGACGCCGCACGTGTTCTGCGGAGACACGCTCTTCGCCTGTGGCTGCGGCCGGCTGTTCGAGGGCACGCCCGCGCAGATGCTGGCGTCGCTCGACGCGCTCGCGGCGCTGCCCGGCGCGACCGAGGTGCATTGCGCACACGAATACACGCTTTCCAACATCCGGTTCGCGTTGGCCTGCGAGCCGGCCAACAGCGATCTCGCAGCCTGGCGCGACGAAGCCACCGCCCGGCGCGAACGAAACGAGCCCACGCTGCCCACCACCATCGCGCACGAGCGAGCGGTGAATCCGTTCCTGCGTGCCGACGAACCGGCCGTGCAGGCCGCGCTTGCACAGTCGCTTCACGAAACGGTGCCGGACCGCTTGACGGCCTTCACGCTCATGCGGGAATGGAAAAATCGCTTTCGTTGA
- the dnaQ gene encoding DNA polymerase III subunit epsilon: MRQIILDTETTGLNARSGDRIIEIGCVELVNRRLTGNNLHFYVNPERDSDPGALAVHGLTTEFLSDKPKFAEIANELLDFVRGAEIIIHNAPFDIGFLEAEFALLGLPSFREHCGEIIDTLVQAKQMFPGKRNSLDALCDRFGISNAHRTLHGALLDSELLAEVYLAMTRGQESLVIDMIGETAVAAGEAGAPLLQASSLALPVILATDEELAAHQSVLDGLDKAVKGTSVWRFEPAPAAEAQGAGKAVDTQVA, translated from the coding sequence ATGCGCCAGATCATTCTCGATACCGAAACCACCGGCCTCAATGCGCGTTCCGGCGACCGCATCATCGAAATTGGCTGCGTGGAACTGGTGAACCGCCGGCTGACCGGCAACAACCTGCACTTCTACGTGAATCCGGAACGCGACAGCGACCCGGGCGCGCTCGCCGTACACGGCCTCACCACCGAATTTCTGAGCGACAAACCCAAATTCGCCGAGATCGCCAACGAGTTGCTCGACTTCGTGCGCGGCGCGGAAATCATCATCCACAACGCGCCGTTCGATATCGGCTTTCTCGAAGCGGAATTTGCGTTGCTCGGACTGCCGTCGTTTCGCGAGCACTGCGGCGAGATCATCGATACGCTCGTGCAGGCCAAGCAGATGTTCCCCGGCAAGCGCAATTCGCTCGACGCGCTCTGCGACCGCTTCGGCATCAGCAACGCGCACCGCACGCTGCACGGCGCGCTGCTCGACTCGGAACTGCTAGCGGAAGTCTACCTGGCGATGACACGCGGCCAGGAAAGCCTCGTGATCGACATGATCGGGGAAACGGCCGTCGCCGCTGGCGAAGCCGGCGCGCCGCTGTTGCAGGCGAGTTCGCTCGCCCTACCCGTGATCCTCGCGACCGACGAGGAACTGGCCGCGCATCAGTCCGTGCTCGACGGTCTCGACAAGGCGGTCAAGGGAACGAGCGTCTGGCGCTTCGAACCCGCGCCGGCCGCTGAGGCTCAAGGGGCGGGCAAAGCTGTCGATACGCAGGTCGCTTA